In a single window of the Elaeis guineensis isolate ETL-2024a chromosome 4, EG11, whole genome shotgun sequence genome:
- the LOC105037386 gene encoding protein TORNADO 2-like, whose translation MALSNTIIAAINFVAMLLSIPIIAAGIWLSMQTDNSCVGLLQWPVIVLGVVILVVAFAGFVGAFWRIPWLLLFYLVAMFVLILLVASLVVFIYTVTNPGGAHPAPSRAYLEYRLEDYSGWLRRRVESSHKWDRIKKCLGSTSTCAELNQTYREAQDFFNARINPLESGCCKPPTQCGYTFVNPTYWISPITITADMDCVLWSNNQTQLCYSCSSCKAGLLANLRKEWRMADIILLVTLLALICVYLMGCYVLRTAKTDELFRRYKQGYT comes from the exons ATGGCTCTCAGCAACACCATCATTGCTGCCATAAACTTTGTCGCTATGCTGCTTTCCATCCCGATCATTGCAGCCGGCATCTGGCTCTCCATGCAAACCGATAACTCctgcgtcggactcctccaatggCCGGTCATCGTGCTGGGCGTCGTTATTCTTGTTGTGGCCTTCGCAGGCTTCGTGGGTGCCTTCTGGCGCATCCCGTGGCTCCTCCTCTTCTACCTCGTCGCCATGTTCGTCCTCATTCTTCTGGTCGCGAGCTTGGTGGTATTTATCTACACTGTTACCAACCCTGGGGGAGCCCACCCTGCCCCAAGCAGGGCCTACTTGGAGTATCGTCTCGAGGACTACTCAGGATGGCTTCGACGAAGAGTTGAGAGCTCACACAAGTGGGATCGGATCAAGAAGTGTCTTGGCTCCACTTCTACGTGTGCTGAATTGAACCAAACTTATAGAGAGGCCCAGGATTTCTTCAATGCAAGGATCAATCCCCTGGAG TCAGGATGCTGCAAGCCACCAACCCAATGTGGGTATACATTCGTGAACCCGACATACTGGATCAGCCCAATTACCATTACAGCCGACATGGACTGCGTGCTGTGGAGTAACAATCAGACACAACTCTGCTACTCGTGTTCATCATGCAAGGCAGGACTCCTTGCAAACCTTAGGAAGGAATGGAGGATGGCAGATATAATCCTACTGGTCACTCTACTGGCCCTCATTTGTGTTTACCTGATGGGCTGCTATGTCTTACGGACTGCCAAGACTGATGAGCTCTTCAGGAGATACAAGCAAGGTTACACTTAG
- the LOC105043913 gene encoding protein RGF1 INDUCIBLE TRANSCRIPTION FACTOR 1, with amino-acid sequence MGGGGPDDDSRWPPWLRPLLSTSFFVQCKQHADSHKSECNMYCLDCMNGALCSLCLAHHRDHRAIQIRRSSYHDVIRVSEIQKVLDISGVQTYIINSARVVFLNERPQPRPGKGVTNNCEVCERSLLDSFRFCSLGCKIVGTSIDHKKKKKKKKAAASSASDSEESYTSTSRGSEKSNAVQSFTPSTPPPTVLSYRTAKRRKGIPHRAPFGSLILEF; translated from the exons ATG GGAGGAGGAGGACCGGACGACGACAGCCGGTGGCCGCCATGGCTCCGGCCGCTGCTGTCGACCAGTTTTTTTGTGCAATGCAAGCAGCATGCTGACTCCCACAAAAGCGAGTGCAATATGTACTGCCTTGACTGCATGAATGGCGCCCTCTGCTCGCTCTGTCTCGCCCACCACCGCGACCATCGCGCCATTCAG ATAAGGAGGTCATCCTACCATGATGTGATCAGAGTGTCTGAGATACAGAAGGTGCTGGACATCAGCGGCGTCCAGACTTATATCATCAACAGCGCCCGCGTGGTGTTCCTCAACGAGCGCCCCCAGCCGAGGCCCGGCAAAGGCGTCACCAACAACTGCGAGGTCTGCGAGCGGAGTCTCCTTGACTCCTTCCGCTTCTGCTCCCTCGGCTGCAAG ATTGTTGGGACCTCTATTGatcacaagaagaagaagaagaagaagaaagcagcGGCTTCGTCGGCCTCCGACTCCGAGGAGTCGTACACCAGCACCAGCCGCGGGAGCGAGAAGAGCAATGCAGTACAGAGCTTCACCCCGTCGACCCCACCGCCGACCGTCCTCAGCTACCGGACCGCCAAGAGGCGAAAGGGCATTCCTCACAGGGCCCCCTTTGGTAGCCTCATCTTGGAGTTCTAG